A window of the Hylaeus volcanicus isolate JK05 unplaced genomic scaffold, UHH_iyHylVolc1.0_haploid 12142, whole genome shotgun sequence genome harbors these coding sequences:
- the LOC128882710 gene encoding pancreatic triacylglycerol lipase-like translates to MQRELTKCLIFMILLASWTIEAKRSAKLLVARNRAMLRRIGAAREDFKPKICYDLVGCFADPPPRLTLKRPPQHPSEIQTRFFLYTREKRESPETLQYDENFKSNLQSRFNAKKPLKVSIHGYKGSGSDVGSLLLVRALLDLEDVNVLVLDWTRGAATTYSAAVANTELVGRQLGLVLLNMIDLGASPEKIHVIGFSLGAHVAGCASEVLKKRNLLLGRITGLDPASPFFRNHLFREKSRKLDATDAQLVDVIHTDGSEDFADGFGLLKPLGHIDFFPNGGREQPGCTDVRNSVVVSHLNEDSLTKEIACSHLRAWKLFLESVRTDNQSCKLTAWPCPQGRGSYSNGMCFPMESTFWFQEMGYRANYGSLGIYYLPTRGEEPFCGQPLRASVTISDEVTKTSGILFLKIIEHDSPTTFKIRCGLSNQGNKRTTFYNIAALKFQSLPDNQAMIKARVWYQTLENDADKVISKDSYSDTLLINKFAIEDRRGNRWEYCTLNDAVNSEEKTVSLQRGHCKFP, encoded by the exons ATGCAACGTGAATTAACGAAATGTTTGATCTTCATGATACTTCTTGCCTCTTGGACTATAGAAGCCAAGCGTTCTG CAAAACTCCTGGTGGCAAGGAACAGAGCGATGCTGCGTAGAATAGGAGCTGCACGCGAGGATTTCAAACCAAAAATATGCTACG ACCTCGTTGGTTGTTTCGCTGATCCACCACCCCGTTTGACGCTAAAACGGCCGCCACAGCATCCTAGCGAGATCCAAACCAGATTCTTCTTGTACACTCGGGAAAAGAGGGAATCCCCTGAGACTCTCCAGTATGATGAAAACTTCAAGTCCAATCTGCAATCGCGATTTAACGCAAAAAAGCCTCTGAAAGTCTCCATACATGGCTACAAGGGCAGTGGGAGCGATGTTGGGTCGCTTCTTCTGGTACGAGCTCTGCTGGATTTG GAAGATGTAAACGTACTGGTACTCGACTGGACAAGAGGCGCAGCGACAACGTACTCGGCAGCAGTGGCAAACACCGAACTAGTAGGTCGACAATTGGGCTTGGTCCTTCTGAATATGATAGACTTGGGCGCTTCTCCTGAGAAGATTCACGTGATTGGCTTTAGTCTTGGTGCTCACGTTGCTGGTTGCGCTTCCGAGGTTCTGAAAAAGAGAAACCTTCTTTTAGGCCGCATAACAGGCCTGGATCCTGCGTCTCCCTTTTTCAGGAATCATTTGTTTAGGGAGAAGTCTAGGAAACTGGATGCCACCGACGCTCAGCTTGTAGATGTGATTCACACAGATGGCTCTGAGGACTTCGCTGACGGCTTTGGACTCTTGAAACCCCTTGGCCATATCGATTTCTTTCCCAATGGTGGCAGAGAGCAACCTGGTTGCACCGATGTGAGGAACTCTGTTGTTGTCAGCCATTTGAACG AGGATAGCCTAACCAAGGAGATCGCTTGCAGCCACCTGAGAGCCTGGAAACTTTTCCTGGAGAGTGTTCGTACGGATAACCAGTCTTGTAAACTCACTGCCTGGCCCTGTCCTCAAGGAAGAGGTTCTTATTCTAATGGGATGTGTTTTCCTATGGAATCTACATTTTGGTTTCAAGAAATGGGCTACAGGGCTAATTATGGCTCTTTAGGGATTTACTATTTGCCAACGAGAGGAGAAGAACCATTCTGCG GTCAGCCTCTCAGGGCATCGGTGACCATCTCtgacgaagttacaaaaaCGTCAGGAATATTGTTTTTGAAGATAATAGAACACGATTCACCGACAACGTTTAAGATCCGATGCGG aTTATCGAATCAAGGGAACAAACGGACAACCTTCTACAACATAGCGGCATTAAAATTCCAATCATTGCCTGATAATCAAGCGATGATAAAAGCACGTGTGTGGTATCAAACTCTCGAAAATGATGCAGATAAAGTCATAAGTAAAGATTCTTACTCGGATACATTGTTGATAAACAAATTCGCTATCGAAGACAGAAGAGGCAACAG GTGGGAATATTGTACTCTAAACGATGCTGTGAATTCCGAGGAAAAGACGGTGAGTTTGCAACGAGGGCATTGCAAATTTCCATAA
- the LOC128882712 gene encoding uncharacterized protein LOC128882712, producing MSSASCFLKIVFAVFQKRTFSFVRIFDHNELWIVLKLTSDETAGDSGKDKVVISHSRNSSDSSGYHEASVLSDNPDSAGRLPETLPRRNRVPAETSRKLAQTSQSSKSLGNLTAVSATLTRGVSNTSLSSAGLRKKRAAPPPPVTRPLSSAISTQALERIVDSEESLTSDMDPSKPPSDIGVPFKSSSDIEECPKASSDIGVTTKTTKLPSTITEPSTPNMKQKSSKLDVEPHLRLESLNVKSPFIAPGGTVPVKDAPVDARTQKRVGVPIPHPKPRQTTNVAYMRPQVPQRKVGPSSLSRTLHADSSKVASSSTSDTNTDIVDEEYPSADSINSRTPTMLDKKIKDSEKVEVASNYSSSDDDVFLTPETDHNQLFFRQDSIAMKGNNETQSPNTLELVEDDGTAAKEESSAEKSEEEIERQSNKSTLIEQNSITSKKSLGQERKLSAVVISTIPKCDHLIIDKQPILKTWKGKKRQESDALEIEAEVDGIGDKVGKGMKDSKRARIPRMASKSNDFETNTLEKQKRYLTSHLDDIAFALNFNVASNSLLSDQSKESKSDVQSSEQKKIGSQGEADASLSDTDVLLQKVSDTLSNTLPVSTLDEVSVEGFVSPAEVKPKTTNISKEADFSIAKESTKKQDVQQNNSLLEKSMVNTSAGYLAINSQQDTSDYVSAADEDLSISDWEYQLPAPPSAFRDAASPVHDNVDAVPSSIESFTDTKINKEETEVGENLTQKTPERNKVDSRHSLEEQATTSGAENLLENKTKEEMPQRKSVNKQKSDINLKKEVILELENKIGTLPQGTKDSDFKRISDSSTPKIAPIDNTLSNFTITTYSRQKSLNIFEEADDKSPQSSSNDRYVKSFATWSRNRSNFDETEDKNLKDFTGGTLQGKKRANEGDTIEKKLEPKIQTESHRWNCNEKDNIQRSNSCVSVCDKSRFQGKFPKDEDSRCGGNLAEVDGVRIENAISSTNLSTPTVKSIEKFSQWRDNILKKQEEPTKEKQLQSLQVMKSILPRLKNAQQVEENVPKESDDTVLSKKTRSEITSHEHSIDSNTPLTHDSQRAQSNKTSEADSKKLAAETNAKRYTYFGPPTINLGSWSERPSVNVQIKKDADYKLGSSKASNKTIVNINCTRDDIDNLNFTEDSKLPGKVEDSSLDRKDPNDLTRKLITHTMASGFKKPLTNKVNLKQETVSNDKPVVTGVELKKSYVEDKQDDNEIDMSPVNFKKLSKACGQDVSLRSKSKKSTVSRRSDPQLESYANKHNGHVTSEKFSVTNDECLTNQDSSKSKRFTLIVGIHPQNQRNFAYRNGVGVKSSQAMPIVKGFKVSNSTMDDQENQKECTKAMSTESNGVHQPPSPPTMPVIMGVTLKNSRPKFMPVQVNPRDVLLESIRSFGGRENLKNATERC from the exons ATGTCTTCTG CATCGTGCtttcttaaaattgtatttgctGTATTTCAGAAAAGAACATTTTCGTTTGTGCGAATATTTGACCATAATGAATTATGGATTGTGTTAAAGCtg acttCTGATGAGACTGCCGGTGACTCTGGGAAGGACAAGGTCGTGATCAGTCATAGTCGCAACAGCAGCGATAGTTCCGGTTACCACGAGGCTTCGGTATTGAGTGACAATCCCGATTCAGCTGGAAGACTTCCTGAAACATTGCCTAGGAGAAACAGGGTACCTGCAGAGACGTCTAGGAAACTGGCGCAGACTTCCCAATCCAGCAAAAGCCTCGGCAATTTAACTGCTGTTTCTGCTACGCTAACTCGTGGAGTTAGCAACACCTCTCTTAGCTCTGCAG GTCTACGAAAAAAGAGAGCAGCACCTCCTCCGCCAGTAACGAGACCCCTGTCGTCCGCCATTTCTACCCAAGCATTGGAGCGCATAGTCGATTCCGAGGAGTCCTTAACGTCAGACATGGACCCCTCCAAGCCCCCGTCGGACATTGGCGTTCCCTTTAAATCAAGTTCAGACATAGAGGAATGTCCTAAAGCCAGCTCAGACATTGGAGTAACAACGAAGACAACAAAATTGCCGTCAACAATAACAGAACCTTCTACTCCAAACATGAAGCAGAAATCGAGCAAATTGGACGTGGAACCTCATCTAAGACTAGAGTCCCTAAATGTTAAGTCGCCATTCATCGCTCCAGGAGGCACTGTACCTGTAAAAGACGCTCCCGTAGACGCTAGAACCCAAAAACGAG TTGGAGTGCCTATTCCGCATCCCAAGCCTAGACAAACAACCAATGTCGCATATATGAGACCTCAGGTGCCACAACGCAAGGTAGGACCTTCCTCGTTGAGTAGAACCCTACACGCGGACTCCAGTAAAGTAGCTAGCAGCTCCACTAGTGACACAAATACAGACATCGTCGATGAAGAATACCCCAGCGCTGACAGCATTAATTCTAGAACTCCGACTATgcttgataaaaaaattaaagattctGAAAAGGTAGAAGTAGCTTCCAACTATTCCTCCAGCGATGACGACGTGTTCTTGACACCTGAAACTGATCACAATCAGTTATTCTTTCGTCAAGATTCAATAGCTATGAAAGGAAACAATGAAACACAGTCACCTAATACATTGGAACTAGTCGAGGATGATGGAACCGCTGCTAAAGAGGAGTCTAGTGCCGAAAAAAgtgaagaagaaatagaaaggCAGAGTAATAAAAGTACTCTAATTGAACAGAATTCCATAACCTCCAAAAAGAGTCTTGGACAGGAAAGGAAGTTGAGTGCTGTGGTGATTTCAACTATTCCAAAATGTGATCATTTGATTATTGATAAACAACCGATATTGAAGACTTGGAAAGGAAAGAAGAGGCAGGAAAGTGATGCTTTAGAAATTGAAGCAGAGGTTGATGGGATTGGGGATAAAGTTGGGAAAGGTATGAAAGACTCCAAGAGAGCTAGGATCCCCCGGATGGCGTCCAAGTCTAACGATTTTGAGACCAACACCTTAGAAAAGCAGAAGAGATATTTAACTTCTCACTTGGACGACATCGCTTTtgctttgaattttaatgtgGCGTCCAATTCTTTACTCTCTGACCAATCGAAGGAGTCCAAAAGCGATGTGCAGTCATCGGAACAGAAGAAAATTGGTTCTCAAGGTGAAG CAGACGCGAGCCTCTCTGACACGGATGTCTTGCTGCAAAAGGTGTCCGACACCCTATCGAATACTCTGCCAGTTTCAACCCTCGATGAAGTATCTGTTGAAGGATTCGTCTCACCTGCCGAAGTAAAACCAAAAACGACGAATATTTCCAAAGAAGCAGACTTTTCTATCGCAAAGGAGTCCACGAAAAAGCAAGACGTACAGCAAAACAACAGCTTGCTAGAAAAGTCGATGGTCAACACTAGTGCTGGATACTTGGCTATCAATTCGCAACAAGATACATCAGACTACGTCTCAGCAGCTGATGAAGACTTGTCAATTTCTGACTGGGAGTATCAGCTGCCAGCTCCACCTAGTGCCTTCAGAGACGCAGCTTCTCCAGTTCATGATAACGTTGATGCCGTTCCTTCATCGATTGAGTCCTTTACAGATACCAAAATAAACAAGGAAGAAACTGAAGTTGGGGAAAACCTTACGCAGAAGACCCCAGAAAGGAATAAAGTAGACTCTAGACATTCTTTGGAGGAACAGGCAACAACATCAGGAGCTGAGAACCTCttagaaaataaaaccaaGGAAGAAATGCCCCAAAGGAAATCTGTCAATAAGCAGAAATCGGATATCAACTTGAAAAAGGAGGTGATCTTGGAACTGGAGAACAAAATAGGAACATTGCCTCAGGGTACCAAAGACTCCGACTTCAAAAGAATTTCTGACTCTTCGACCCCCAAAATTGCACCCATAGACAACactctttcaaattttactaTCACTACATACTCGAGGCAAAagagtttaaatatatttgaggAAGCCGATGATAAATCTCCTCAGAGTAGTTCAAACGATAGGTACGTTAAGTCGTTTGCGACGTGGTCCAGGAACAGGAGCAATTTCGATGAAACGGAAGACAAAAATCTAAAGGATTTCACCGGTGGAACGTTGCAGGGAAAGAAGAGGGCGAACGAAGGTGATACAATTGAAAAGAAGCTAGAACCAAAAATTCAAACGGAGTCGCACAGGTGGAACTGTAACGAAAAGGATAATATTCAGAGGTCTAATAGTTGTGTGTCTGTATGCGACAAGTCCAGGTTTCAGGGGAAATTCCCTAAAGATGAGGATAGTAGATGTGGTGGAAACTTGGCGGAAGTAGACGGCGTTAGGATAGAAAATGCGATAAGTAGTACTAACTTAAGTACACCGACGGTTAAGAGCATAGAGAAATTCTCCCAATGGAGGGACAATATTTTGAAGAAGCAGGAAGAACCAACCAAAGAGAAGCAGCTGCAGTCTTTACAG GTAATGAAAAGCATTTTGCCCCGGTTGAAAAATGCTCAACAGGTGGAAGAAAATGTGCCCAAAGAATCTGATGATACAGTATTATCCAAGAAAACAAG ATCAGAGATCACGTCTCATGAACATTCGATTGACTCGAATACACCTTTAACTCATGACTCTCAAAGAGCACAGAGTAATAAAACATCAGAGGCAGACTCCAAGAAATTAGCAGCGGAGACAAATGCGAAGCGTTACACTTACTTCGGCCCACCTACGATCAACTTAGGTAGCTGGTCAGAGCGACCAAGTGTTAACGTCCAAATAAAAAAGGACGCTGACTACAAATTAGGATCTAGCAAAGCCAGCAATAAAaccattgtaaatataaattgcacGAGGGATGATATAGATAACCTAAATTTCACCGAAGATAGCAAACTCCCTGGGAAAGTTGAAGATTCATCTTTGGACAGGAAGGATCCAAACGACCTAACCAGAAAACTCATAACGCACACGATGGCATCAGGTTTTAAAAAGCCACTCACGAATAAGGTTAATCTTAAACAAGAAACCGTAAGCAACGATAAACCTGTTGTAACAGGAGTAGAACTAAAGAAAAGTTATGTCGAAGATAAACAAGACGACAATGAGATCGACATGTCTCCTGTAAACTTTAAGAAGCTGTCGAAGGCGTGTGGTCAGGATGTTTCTCTTCGTTCGAAATCCAAAAAATCCACCGTAAGTCGACGCTCGGACCCTCAATTGGAGTCATATGCCAACAAACATAATGGACATGTTACTTCTGAGAAGTTTAGCGTTACTAATGACGAGTGCTTGACGAATCAGGATAGTTCTAAATCCAAGAGGTTTACTTTGATAGTGGGTATACATCCTCAGAACCAGAGGAACTTCGCTTATAGAAATGGTGTCGGTGTAAAAAGCAGTCAGGCGATGCCTATCGTGAAAGGgttcaaagtttcaaattcAACCATGGATGACCAGGAAAACCAAAAAGAATGTACAAAAGCCATGTCCACAGAGTCAAATGGTGTTCATCAACCACCAAGTCCTCCAACGATGCCTGTCATTATGGGTGTCACTTTGAAGAATTCTAGGCCGAAATTTATGCCGGTCCAGGTGAATCCCAGGGATGTGCTATTGGAGTCGATAAGAAGTTTTGGAGGccgtgaaaatttgaaaaac GCTACGGAAAGATGTTAA
- the LOC128882711 gene encoding lipase 3-like: MLRPLFVLGCVVPAILGIPLSEDEYEVNKTNFVFEDLDHLLAYVQTPTERVRNLGYVAEIHQVVTEDGYILQMDRIVGSKSSHASDKKNPVLLIHGLLDTSAAWVLPCPEKGLGYILADQGYDVWMGNVRGSRFSRRHVTLSTKDKNYWMFSWHEMGMFDIPAMIDYILTNTRQEKLYYVGHSQGSTSFFVMASEKPEYQEKIIAAFTLAPAVFMSRATLPLIRLLTPHINNAKILTDLIGMYEFKPSSSLVRTLSKIMCKDEMPTQPLCKTAFGIMGGRNDKDFNITLIPEIAQYDPAGASTRQFIHYAQLCTSGNFAHYDHGLVRNLLNYGSIQPPKYNIANIKTPIYLYYGNNDEMVNVKDLEQLYETLPNAQKFLVPYKWFAHLDFLWGMQAKNLVYDGILNLMTQYKI, from the exons ATGTTAAGGCCACTCTTCGTTCTGGGTTGTGTTGTGCCAGCGATACTTGGTATACCATTGTCAGAGGATGAATATGAAGTCAATAAAACCAACTTTGTGTTTGAGGATCTGGATCATCTTCTTGCTTATGTGCAAACTCCT ACAGAGCGAGTGCGAAATTTGGGATACGTAGCTGAAATTCATCAAGTAGTCACTGAGGATGGATACATCTTGCAGATGGACAGAATTGTAGGATCAAAGAGTAGTCACGCATCTGACAAAAAAAACCCTGTGCTCCTAATTCATGGACTTTTGGACACCAGTGCTGCCTGGGTGCTGCCATGCCCTGAAAAAGGTTTAG GCTATATATTAGCCGACCAGGGATATGATGTATGGATGGGAAATGTGCGTGGTTCTAGATTTTCAAGAAGACACGTGACATTGTCTACCAAAGACAAAAACTACTGGATGTTCAG TTGGCATGAGATGGGAATGTTTGATATCCCAGCAATGATTGACTATATCTTGACAAACACTAGACAAGAGAAGCTCTACTATGTTGGTCATAGTCAAGGAAGCACCTCCTTCTTCGTGATGGCAAGTGAAAAACCGGAATATCAAGAGAAAATCATAGCAGCATTTACTTTGGCACCAGCAGTCTTCATGTCCAGAGCGACCCTCCCTCTCATCCGCTTGTTAACTCCACACATTAACAATGCAAAA ATACTGACAGACCTGATAGGTATGTATGAGTTCAAGCCGTCAAGCTCCTTAGTGAGAACACTGAGTAAAATTATGTGCAAAGATGAAATGCCCACTCAACCATTGTGCAAAACTGCATTTGGCATCATGGGTGGACGTAACGATAAGGACTTCaacatt aCTCTAATACCTGAGATTGCGCAATATGATCCTGCTGGAGCATCTACAAGACAGTTTATACACTATGCACAATTGTGCACCTCTG GAAATTTCGCACACTATGATCATGGCCTTGTACGTAATTTGTTGAATTATGGCAGTATACAACCTCCTAAGTATAACATTGCCAATATTAAGACACCTATTTATTTGTACTATGGTAACAATGATGAAATGGTCAATGTAAAG GATTTAGAGCAGTTATACGAGACACTACCAAATGCTCAGAAATTTTTGGTTCCGTACAAATGGTTTGCACATCTCGACTTTCTTTGGGGTATGCAAGCCAAAAATTTGGTATACGACGGAATACTTAATCTTATGACGCAATATAAGATTTAA